In Diabrotica undecimpunctata isolate CICGRU chromosome 4, icDiaUnde3, whole genome shotgun sequence, a single genomic region encodes these proteins:
- the LOC140438631 gene encoding uncharacterized protein — protein MGCIWSTVKSNISNYLKKKTFDQVLSVITDGSETLSLIQATETLVRGAQRRMERSLLGLTLRDRNEEIRRTGRGRRRGRPSTRWTDDVKRIAENWLQEAQVQQN, from the coding sequence ATGGGCTGCATATGGAGCACTGTCAAGAGCAACATTtctaattatttgaaaaagaagacgttcgACCAAGTGCTTTCAGTCATAACTGACGGCTCCGAAACACTGTCCTTAATTCAGGCTACAGAAACTTTAGTCAGAGGAGCCCAACGACGAATGGAACGCTcgctacttggactgactctTAGAGacagaaacgaagaaataagaaggacaggCAGAGGAAGACGCAGGGGTAGACCATctacacgatggacagacgacgTAAAAAGAATCGCTGagaattggctgcaggaagctcaagTCCAACAGAACTAG